One window from the genome of Strix uralensis isolate ZFMK-TIS-50842 chromosome 22, bStrUra1, whole genome shotgun sequence encodes:
- the MPP2 gene encoding LOW QUALITY PROTEIN: MAGUK p55 subfamily member 2 (The sequence of the model RefSeq protein was modified relative to this genomic sequence to represent the inferred CDS: inserted 2 bases in 2 codons; deleted 2 bases in 2 codons): MQQVLDNLMGLPGAPGAAXLDLIFLRGIMESPIVRSLAKAHERLEETKLEAVRGDNVELVQEILRDIGHLVRQDSAAAELARILREPHFQSLLETHDSVASKSYETPPASPGPDPALGSQPVPPDAVRMVGIRKTAGENLGAGGTGGIAGCWVTCGVLGAFYGVLGVLRGAGGVAGVPGGGGDVPGEEAGGELVIARILHGGMVAQQGLLHVGDVIREVNGRAVGSDPRALQDTLRQASGSVVLKILPSYQEPHPPRQVFVKCHFDYDPATDSLIPCKEAGLKFMAGDLLQIVNQDDPNWWQACHVEGGSAGLVPSQLLEEKRKAFVKRDVEVAPSPGALCGSLSGKRKKRMMYLTTKNAEFDRHELLIYEEVARVPPFRRKTLVLIGAQGVGRRSLKNKLIMSDQARYGTTIPYTSRKPKESEKDGHGYRFVSRGEMEADIXAGRYLEHGEYEGNLYGTRIDSIRAVVEAGKMCILDVNPQAVKVLRTAEFVPYVVFIEAPAPETLRAMNRAALESGVATKQLTEADAKRTVEESGRIQRGYGHYFDLSLTNDDLERTFGRLREAMERLRAQPQWVPVTWVY, from the exons atgcAGCAGGTCCTGGACAACCTGATGGGGCTCCCGGGGGCGCCGGGGGCCG ACCTGGACCTCATCTTCCTCCGCGGCATCATGGAGAGCCCCATCGTCAGGTCCTTGGCCAAG GCCCACGAGCGGCTGGAGGAGACGAAGCTGGAGGCGGTGAGGGGCGACAACGTGGAGCTGGTGCAGGAGATCCTGCGCGACATCGGGCACCTGGTGCGCCAGGACAGCGCCGCCGCCGAGCTGGCCCGCATCCTGCGCGAGCCCCACTTCCAG TCCTTGCTGGAGACCCACGACTCGGTGGCTTCCAAGAGTTACGAGACCCCCCCGGCCAGCCCCGGCCCTGACCCCGCGCTGGGCAGCCAGCCCGTGCCCCCCGACGCCGTGCGCATGGTGGGCATCCGCAAGACGGCCGGGGAGAACCTG GGTGCTGGTGGTACTGGGGGCATTGCTGGGTGCTGGGTCActtgtggggtgctgggggcgtTTTATGGGGTGCTGGGCGTGTTGCGGGGTGCTGGGGGCGTTGCGGGGGTGCCCggagg ggggGGTGACGTTCCGGGtgaggaggcggggggggagctgGTGATCGCCCGCATCCTGCACGGGGGGATGGTGGcgcagcaggggctgctgcacGTGGGGGACGTCATCCGCGAGGTGAACGGGCGGGCGGTGGGCAGCGACCCGCGGGCGCTGCAGGACACCCTGCGCCAGGCCAGC GGCAGCGTCGTCCTCAAGATCCTGCCCAGCTACCAG GAGCCCCACCCGCCCCGGCAG GTCTTTGTCAAGTGCCATTTCGACTACGACCCGGCCACCGATAGCCTCATCCCCTGCAAGGAGGCCGGGCTCAAGTTCATGGCCGGTGACCTGCTGCAGATCGTCAACCAGGATGACCCCAACTGGTGGCAG GCGTGCCACGTGGAggggggcagcgcggggctggtgcccagccagctgctggaggagaagcGCAAGGCCTTCGTCAAGCGGGACGTGGAGGTGGCCCCCAGCCCCG GGGCCCTGTGTGGCAGCCTCAGcgggaagaggaagaagaggatgatGTACCTGACGACGAAGAACGCCG AGTTCGACCGCCACGAGCTGCTGATCTACGAGGAGGTGGCCCGCGTGCCCCCCTTCCGCCGGAAAACCCTGGTGCTCATCGGCGCGCAGGGCGTGGGGCGCCGCAGCCTCAAGAACAAGCTCATCATGTCGGACCAGGCGCGTTACGGCACCACCATCCCCT ACACGTCGAGGAAGCCGAAGGAGAGCGAGAAGGACGGGCACGGCTACCGCTTCGTGTCGCGGGGGGAGATGGAGGCCGACA AAGCGGGGCGGTACCTGGAACACGGCGAGTACGAGGGGAACCTCTACGGCACCAGGATCGACTCCATCCGCGCCGTGGTGGAAGCCGGCAAGATGTGCATCCTGGATGTCAACCCCCAG GCGGTGAAGGTGCTGAGAACGGCCGAATTCGTGCCGTATGTGGTTTTCATCGAAGCCCCCGCGCCGGAGACGCTGCGAGCCATGAACCGAGCGGCGCTGGAGAGCGGCGTGGCTACCAAACAGCTGACG gaggCGGACGCCAAGCGGACGGTGGAGGAGAGCGGCCGGATCCAGCGCGGCTACGGCCACTACTTCGACCTCAGCCTGACCAACGACGACCTGGAGCGAACCTTCGGGCGCCTGCGCGAGGCCATGGAGCGCCTGCGCGCTCAGCCCCAGTGGGTGCCCGTCACCTGGGTCTATTag